The Candidatus Izemoplasma sp. genome has a window encoding:
- the ligA gene encoding NAD-dependent DNA ligase LigA: MNVKKRIDELISQLKQYNYEYYTQDNPSVTDQEYDALMNELIQLETLYPDLKREDSPTMRVGDTVLDSFEKVTHDIPMMSLSNAFNKEDLYDFDKRIQKVVGKQQYTAEVKIDGLAGALQYENRKFVLAATRGNGTVGEDVTHNVKTIRSIPLTIEYPDDLEVRGEIFMSKRSFEKANKRRKETGKAPFMNPRNAASGSIRQLDSKIAAKRELDMFIYSIMAPLKHGITSHYDALMFAKKLGFHVNPLTERFDTIDEVITFVEEMTERRDTLSYDIDGVVIKVDDIRLYDDIGVTAKSPKWAIAYKFPAEEVLTQIQDIVFQVGRTGQITPVANLNPVLVQGSMVARATLHNEDYIKEKDIRQYDTVVIQKAGDIIPEVVRVVKERRTGNEEVFEMIAHCPVCNKPIERKDSEAAYFCVNPNCDAKRMNGLIHFVSRDAMNIDGLGARIIEQFYNDGLIRSIPDIYRLKDHRSELVLKEGFGQKSIEKLLESIEASKDNNLDVLLFGLGIRHVGAKVSRVLAAEFETINQLMETSEESLKDINEIGDVIAKSVVNYFSQQAHRDMIDTLQELGVNTQYRAKKQENNDRFEGKTFVLTGKLEMYTRKEAKTLIEQLGGKVTSSVSGNTDVLLAGSDAGSKLDKAENIGVKIIDEATFKAWID, from the coding sequence ATGAATGTTAAAAAGCGAATAGATGAGCTCATCTCACAACTTAAACAATATAACTATGAATACTATACACAAGATAATCCAAGTGTAACAGACCAAGAGTATGATGCGTTGATGAATGAACTCATACAGCTTGAAACACTGTATCCTGATTTAAAACGGGAAGATTCTCCAACTATGCGTGTTGGGGATACCGTATTAGATTCATTTGAAAAAGTCACACATGATATTCCTATGATGAGTCTAAGTAATGCCTTTAATAAAGAGGATTTATATGATTTTGATAAGCGTATTCAAAAAGTGGTAGGAAAACAACAATATACGGCTGAAGTGAAAATTGATGGACTCGCTGGGGCATTACAGTACGAGAATCGTAAATTTGTCTTAGCCGCAACACGGGGAAATGGAACAGTAGGAGAAGATGTCACACATAACGTAAAGACCATCCGTTCAATCCCATTAACAATAGAGTATCCTGATGATCTTGAAGTACGTGGTGAAATTTTTATGTCTAAGCGTTCTTTTGAGAAAGCAAATAAACGCCGAAAAGAAACAGGAAAAGCACCGTTTATGAATCCGCGTAATGCAGCAAGTGGTAGTATTCGTCAATTAGATAGTAAAATCGCCGCAAAACGTGAATTAGATATGTTTATATATAGCATTATGGCACCATTAAAACATGGGATTACAAGTCATTATGATGCCTTAATGTTTGCGAAAAAATTAGGATTTCATGTAAACCCATTAACTGAACGGTTCGATACTATTGATGAGGTTATTACTTTTGTCGAAGAGATGACAGAACGACGTGATACGTTATCATATGATATTGATGGAGTTGTTATTAAGGTCGATGATATTCGTCTTTATGATGACATTGGTGTTACCGCAAAGAGCCCAAAATGGGCAATTGCATATAAGTTCCCTGCTGAAGAAGTATTAACACAAATACAAGATATTGTTTTCCAAGTGGGACGTACGGGACAAATTACACCTGTGGCTAACTTGAATCCAGTATTAGTACAAGGTAGTATGGTCGCTAGAGCGACATTACATAATGAAGACTATATTAAAGAAAAGGATATTCGCCAGTACGATACAGTTGTTATTCAAAAAGCAGGTGATATCATTCCCGAGGTTGTCCGTGTTGTCAAAGAACGACGGACAGGTAATGAAGAAGTATTTGAAATGATTGCGCATTGTCCAGTATGTAATAAGCCGATTGAACGCAAAGACAGTGAAGCCGCATACTTTTGTGTTAACCCTAACTGTGATGCCAAACGGATGAATGGATTAATTCATTTTGTTTCACGCGATGCTATGAACATTGATGGACTCGGAGCTCGTATTATTGAACAGTTTTATAATGATGGTTTGATTCGATCAATACCTGATATTTATCGGTTGAAAGACCACCGTTCTGAGTTGGTATTAAAAGAAGGCTTCGGCCAAAAAAGCATTGAAAAATTGTTAGAAAGCATTGAAGCAAGCAAGGATAATAATCTTGATGTATTATTGTTTGGACTCGGGATTCGCCATGTTGGTGCGAAAGTCTCGCGGGTCTTAGCAGCTGAGTTTGAAACGATAAATCAACTCATGGAAACTAGTGAAGAATCTTTAAAAGACATTAATGAAATTGGTGATGTGATTGCAAAAAGTGTTGTTAATTATTTTAGTCAGCAAGCACATCGTGATATGATAGATACGTTGCAAGAACTTGGTGTAAATACTCAGTATCGTGCAAAAAAACAAGAGAACAATGATCGTTTTGAAGGCAAAACGTTTGTTTTAACAGGTAAGCTTGAGATGTACACACGTAAAGAAGCCAAAACGTTAATTGAACAACTTGGTGGAAAAGTGACATCATCTGTTAGTGGAAACACCGATGTCCTCCTTGCTGGGAGTGACGCAGGAAGTAAACTGGATAAAGCAGAAAACATTGGTGTAAAGATCATCGATGAAGCAACCTTTAAGGCGTGGATAGATTAG
- the hprK gene encoding HPr(Ser) kinase/phosphatase, protein MLTVNDIITDHKLDLRSGEGGINGEVRRAQVSRPGIELAGLFDFYEYDRIQVFGSKEVTFFWWLTENDQEIRVDMLFQKRPPMFIFSKNTEIPEIFIRKGNEYNIPICHSNNKTSALISSLFEYLNSKLAERLSVHGTLVDISGVGVLIRGKSGLGKSEVALELVRRGHQLVADDRVDMYQREPGIIVGEAPEMLRKYLEIRGIGIVNIVKLYGVKAFKENKKIMLVIDLEPWNEKNSYDRLGLDHNTLTFFDTEISHVVLPISEGRNVASLVEVAAVNARLKFLGENSAQEFAEAVKMNLQSRQKESDDE, encoded by the coding sequence ATGTTAACAGTAAACGATATTATTACAGATCATAAGTTGGATTTAAGAAGTGGTGAAGGGGGTATTAATGGCGAAGTAAGGCGCGCTCAAGTATCACGACCAGGAATTGAACTCGCTGGATTGTTTGATTTTTATGAATATGACAGAATCCAAGTATTTGGTTCAAAAGAAGTGACATTCTTCTGGTGGTTAACTGAAAACGATCAAGAGATCCGTGTTGATATGTTATTCCAAAAACGGCCGCCAATGTTTATTTTCTCTAAAAATACTGAAATACCAGAAATATTTATTCGTAAAGGGAATGAATACAATATTCCGATTTGCCATAGCAACAATAAAACAAGTGCCTTAATTAGTAGTTTATTTGAGTATTTAAATAGTAAATTAGCAGAACGATTAAGTGTTCATGGGACTCTTGTTGATATTAGTGGCGTTGGCGTGTTAATCCGAGGAAAAAGTGGCCTTGGTAAGAGTGAGGTTGCCTTAGAACTTGTTAGACGTGGCCACCAATTAGTTGCTGATGACCGAGTTGATATGTATCAGCGTGAACCTGGTATTATCGTTGGTGAAGCGCCAGAGATGTTACGCAAGTATTTAGAAATACGTGGGATTGGGATTGTCAATATTGTTAAGTTATATGGGGTAAAAGCATTTAAAGAGAATAAAAAGATTATGTTAGTGATTGACTTAGAACCGTGGAATGAAAAGAATTCATACGATCGTTTAGGGTTAGATCATAACACCTTAACCTTCTTTGATACCGAAATTTCGCATGTGGTTTTACCGATTTCTGAGGGACGTAATGTCGCTTCATTAGTAGAAGTAGCCGCCGTAAATGCACGATTAAAATTTTTAGGTGAAAACTCAGCTCAAGAATTTGCTGAAGCCGTTAAAATGAACTTACAAAGCCGACAGAAAGAAAGTGACGACGAATGA
- the uvrA gene encoding excinuclease ABC subunit UvrA, whose product MLNNIVIKGAKENNLKNIDLSIPKNQFIVMTGLSGSGKSSLAFDTIYREGQRRYVESLSAYARQFLGNMEKPNVESIEGLSPAISIDQKTTSKNPRSTVGTVTEIYDYLRLLYARIGRPICPTHGIEITGQSIEQMTDKVLNVAEGRCIILAPIAKERKGTHAKLFDELKKDGFVRVRVNGEIMDLEDEIDLEKNKRHTIEVVVDRLKIRDGVRSRLFDSLEIAAMHGNGKVIVLINDEEHVFSEHYACPKCDFSIGDLEPRLFSFNAPYGACEECSGLGHKRKIDPDLLIPDKTKSLEQGAIKGWQNTDTYGFAKIRQIAEYYNIDLTVPVKDMKEKDLNVFLYGTKDKIQFEFGKKDKGYQHVNKERYEGIIPNLERRYTETSSRFMREWIEGLMAEITCPVCQGKKLNDKALSVKVGSKDISELTDYSVKDIIHFFDHVELSEQESQISEMVLKEVIERLSFLENVGLNYLTLSRQAATLSGGESQRIRLATQIGSQLTGVLYVLDEPSIGLHQRDNSKLIHTLKKMRDLGNTLIVVEHDEETMMEADQIIDIGPAAGLNGGNVTFQGTYDEILKDDKSITGKYLSKRLKIDIPKKRRSPDNGYIKIKGARQNNLKNIDVDIPKGLLNVVTGVSGSGKSSLINECLYKGLSNQIYRKKQTQGEFDALEGVEDFEKIINIDQSPIGRTPRSNPATYTKVFDDIRDIYAMTNEAKKRGYKKGRFSFNVKGGRCETCRGDGLIKIEMHFLPDVYVPCEVCNGARYNKETLEVKYKGKTISDVLEMTIEEASEFFKNIPKAKKKLDTLVNVGLGYLKIGQPATDLSGGEAQRVKLARELHKRITSNTLYILDEPTTGLHSDDVKRLLKVINHIVDKGATVVIIEHNLDVIKVADHIVDLGPEGGDMGGTVIATGTPEHITTVKESYTGQYLKHVLN is encoded by the coding sequence ATGTTAAATAACATTGTAATAAAAGGCGCTAAAGAGAATAACTTAAAGAATATTGATTTATCAATCCCTAAAAATCAGTTTATTGTTATGACGGGTCTAAGTGGGAGTGGGAAATCCTCTTTAGCATTTGATACGATATATCGCGAAGGACAAAGACGTTATGTCGAAAGCCTTAGTGCTTATGCACGACAGTTTTTAGGGAATATGGAAAAACCCAATGTCGAAAGCATTGAAGGGTTAAGCCCGGCCATCAGTATCGATCAAAAAACAACATCAAAAAATCCCCGAAGTACTGTGGGAACGGTAACGGAGATTTATGATTATTTACGGTTACTATATGCTCGTATTGGACGGCCTATTTGTCCAACTCATGGGATTGAAATCACCGGACAATCGATTGAACAGATGACAGATAAAGTACTTAATGTAGCGGAGGGACGTTGTATCATTTTAGCCCCAATCGCAAAAGAGCGTAAAGGTACTCATGCCAAACTCTTTGATGAGTTAAAAAAAGATGGGTTTGTTCGTGTTCGTGTCAATGGTGAGATAATGGACTTAGAAGATGAGATTGACTTAGAGAAGAACAAACGCCATACTATAGAAGTTGTTGTAGATCGCTTAAAGATTCGAGACGGTGTGAGAAGTCGCTTATTTGACTCATTAGAGATTGCCGCAATGCACGGAAATGGCAAAGTAATCGTTTTAATAAATGACGAAGAACATGTCTTTAGTGAGCATTATGCCTGCCCAAAATGTGATTTTAGTATCGGTGATTTAGAACCACGGTTATTTTCGTTTAACGCGCCATATGGTGCATGTGAAGAGTGTTCTGGATTAGGGCATAAACGTAAAATAGATCCCGATTTGTTAATACCTGATAAAACCAAGTCCTTAGAACAAGGGGCTATTAAGGGATGGCAAAATACAGATACTTACGGATTTGCAAAAATACGTCAAATCGCAGAGTATTATAATATCGATTTAACAGTTCCAGTAAAAGATATGAAAGAGAAAGACTTGAATGTATTTCTTTATGGGACAAAAGATAAAATACAGTTTGAATTTGGTAAAAAAGATAAAGGCTATCAACATGTTAATAAAGAACGCTATGAAGGTATTATCCCGAACTTAGAACGACGCTACACAGAAACGTCATCACGGTTTATGCGTGAGTGGATTGAAGGGTTAATGGCAGAAATAACATGTCCGGTATGTCAGGGTAAGAAATTAAATGACAAAGCGTTAAGTGTTAAAGTGGGGAGTAAAGATATTTCAGAACTTACGGACTATAGTGTTAAAGATATCATTCACTTCTTTGATCATGTTGAACTGAGTGAACAAGAATCACAAATTAGTGAGATGGTACTAAAGGAAGTCATTGAACGTCTCAGTTTCTTAGAAAATGTTGGACTGAATTATTTAACATTATCTCGTCAAGCCGCAACTTTAAGTGGTGGAGAAAGTCAACGTATCCGCTTAGCAACGCAGATAGGTTCACAATTAACCGGTGTCTTATACGTTTTAGATGAACCGAGTATTGGACTGCATCAAAGAGACAATAGTAAGTTGATTCATACCTTGAAAAAGATGCGTGACTTAGGAAATACCTTAATTGTTGTTGAACATGATGAAGAAACAATGATGGAAGCAGACCAAATTATTGACATTGGGCCAGCCGCAGGTTTAAATGGCGGAAATGTTACTTTCCAGGGGACTTATGATGAAATCTTAAAAGACGACAAAAGCATAACCGGTAAGTATTTATCAAAACGTTTGAAAATAGATATTCCTAAAAAGCGACGATCACCTGATAATGGCTACATCAAGATAAAAGGCGCAAGACAAAATAACTTAAAAAATATCGATGTCGATATTCCTAAAGGGTTGTTAAATGTCGTGACAGGTGTTAGTGGAAGTGGAAAATCAAGTTTGATTAATGAATGTTTATATAAAGGTCTCTCTAATCAGATATATCGTAAAAAGCAAACGCAAGGTGAGTTTGATGCCTTAGAAGGTGTAGAAGACTTTGAAAAGATTATCAATATTGATCAATCACCGATTGGGCGAACACCACGCAGCAATCCGGCAACCTATACCAAAGTATTTGATGATATTAGAGACATCTATGCGATGACCAATGAGGCAAAGAAACGTGGATATAAAAAAGGACGTTTTAGCTTTAATGTCAAAGGTGGGCGTTGTGAAACGTGTCGTGGTGATGGGTTAATTAAAATAGAGATGCACTTTTTGCCGGATGTTTATGTACCATGTGAAGTGTGTAACGGAGCACGTTATAATAAAGAAACGCTAGAAGTAAAATATAAAGGAAAAACCATTAGTGATGTGTTAGAAATGACGATTGAAGAAGCCAGTGAGTTTTTTAAAAACATTCCTAAAGCTAAGAAAAAACTAGATACATTGGTTAATGTAGGACTAGGATATCTCAAAATTGGCCAACCAGCCACAGATTTAAGTGGTGGAGAAGCACAACGTGTTAAACTTGCTCGAGAATTACACAAACGCATTACAAGCAATACGTTATATATCTTAGATGAACCTACGACAGGTCTTCATTCTGATGATGTTAAGCGTTTATTAAAAGTGATTAATCATATCGTTGATAAAGGCGCTACAGTGGTGATTATTGAACACAATTTAGATGTTATTAAAGTGGCTGATCATATTGTGGACTTAGGACCCGAAGGTGGCGATATGGGAGGGACTGTCATTGCGACAGGGACACCAGAACATATTACAACCGTTAAAGAGAGTTATACTGGACAATATTTAAAACATGTATTGAACTGA
- the lgt gene encoding prolipoprotein diacylglyceryl transferase codes for MTHIYDPISNVLLDLGFIQWYKYSFMIMLGIVIAIILGLREGKRLGISSDDILDGVLIIVPLSILGTRLWYVIFEWERYAWDIIAILRITDGGLAIHGGFFTAFISAYVYTKHKGINILSAFDIMVPGFLIAQASGRWGNFFNQEAHGGIIGGTEGGQPALSLDEQRAFLKETLRLPDFITNNMLIEAETGDPGHVGSLIEGAQNYELYNYYHPTFLYESLWNILGFILVIIIRRTKWLRRGELLAFYLIWYSTGRYFIEAMRTDSLYIGNTNIRTAQVISILMILGGIGYLFYSRLVLKPKYYMDVVKQNTEQKDIKAL; via the coding sequence ATGACACATATTTATGACCCAATAAGCAATGTTTTACTAGATCTAGGATTTATTCAGTGGTACAAATACAGTTTTATGATCATGTTAGGAATTGTTATAGCGATTATATTAGGACTAAGAGAAGGAAAACGACTTGGAATTTCATCTGATGATATACTCGATGGCGTTTTAATCATTGTTCCTTTATCCATCTTAGGAACCCGATTATGGTATGTCATCTTTGAATGGGAACGTTACGCATGGGATATTATAGCGATATTACGTATCACAGATGGGGGCCTCGCAATCCATGGTGGTTTCTTTACCGCGTTTATTAGTGCTTATGTGTATACAAAGCATAAAGGCATTAACATTCTGAGTGCTTTTGATATCATGGTTCCTGGATTTTTAATTGCACAAGCCAGTGGCCGCTGGGGAAATTTCTTTAATCAAGAAGCGCACGGTGGCATTATTGGTGGTACAGAAGGTGGACAACCCGCATTAAGTTTAGATGAGCAACGGGCGTTTTTAAAAGAAACGTTACGGTTACCTGACTTTATAACAAACAATATGCTAATTGAAGCAGAAACAGGAGACCCAGGACACGTTGGATCATTAATTGAAGGCGCGCAAAATTATGAACTATATAACTATTATCATCCAACATTTTTATATGAATCATTGTGGAATATATTAGGCTTCATCCTAGTGATTATTATTCGCCGGACAAAATGGTTACGACGTGGAGAACTCCTTGCATTTTACCTTATTTGGTATTCAACAGGTCGTTATTTTATCGAAGCAATGCGAACCGATAGTCTGTATATTGGAAATACCAACATACGAACGGCACAAGTCATATCTATCCTGATGATTTTAGGGGGTATTGGATACCTCTTCTATAGTAGATTGGTTTTAAAACCGAAGTATTATATGGATGTTGTTAAGCAAAATACTGAACAAAAAGACATAAAAGCGTTATAA
- a CDS encoding UvrD-helicase domain-containing protein: protein MQELLQGLNEKQREAVLKTEGPVMAIAGAGSGKTSVLTKRIAYLIYELNVPTNNILAITFTNKAAEEMKHRIYDAIGVYSRNMWISTFHSMCARILREHIDLLGYDRHFQIIDDDDTKQLVKNLLKKQNVDIKLFPPKTVRNLVFKVKQDPAFLDSIEMPLKEVVGNIKDKYVAYLEESNLVDFDDLLLLTIRLLKEHDTIKAYYHELFQYILVDEFQDTNDVQYELVKLLTNENENVFIVGDEDQSIYAFRGANIRNIQRFKQEFSHPHIVLLEQNYRSTNTILNAANAIIKNNSTRIPKNLFSTKGDGDKIVHYKGPTGRDEVEYVATTILKHIRQGYDYNDFAVLYRANSTSRQFEEVFMQKQMPYRLFGNTSFFKRKEIKDFTAYLRYIINPDDAFSFLRIIATPRRGIGAKTIEKIMDYAAENTLPLSDALDQAGEFLSSRQAANITAFSKIIHHLNERLESEPIDDIIDAILEETGYLEMLKKDDKGDVRYENILELKTILKETSETYQEFDKTEQLSFVLEDIALKSEETKEDVEDGVTLCTLHAAKGLEFRVVFIVAVETGMFPLYQSLGNAKDLEEERRLMYVGVTRAQENLYLTNASVRQTYGQTNQNMDSPFLKEIPEKYLDYEGYVRKHHQFNQTKSKTHNAKNQFIKQRKETLDTYSENTLNKGDKVTHKTFGDGVVVSVAGKQCVIAFSHGVGIKKLLKDHPAIKKK from the coding sequence ATGCAAGAATTATTACAAGGCTTGAATGAAAAACAACGAGAAGCCGTCCTAAAAACAGAAGGACCAGTTATGGCAATTGCTGGCGCAGGAAGTGGGAAAACAAGCGTCCTAACAAAAAGGATCGCTTATTTAATCTATGAATTAAATGTTCCCACTAATAATATATTAGCCATTACCTTTACAAACAAAGCCGCAGAAGAAATGAAACACCGTATTTATGATGCAATTGGTGTGTACTCTAGAAATATGTGGATTTCGACGTTTCATTCAATGTGTGCACGTATTTTAAGAGAACATATTGATTTACTTGGCTATGATCGACATTTTCAGATTATCGATGATGATGATACTAAGCAATTAGTGAAAAATTTACTCAAAAAACAAAATGTTGATATCAAACTTTTTCCACCAAAGACAGTGCGCAATCTTGTTTTTAAAGTAAAACAAGATCCGGCGTTTTTAGATAGTATCGAAATGCCACTTAAAGAAGTTGTCGGCAACATAAAAGACAAGTATGTGGCGTATTTAGAAGAAAGTAACTTAGTGGATTTTGATGATCTATTGCTTTTAACTATTCGCTTACTCAAAGAACATGACACCATTAAAGCCTATTATCATGAATTATTTCAATATATCTTAGTCGATGAGTTCCAAGATACAAATGACGTTCAATATGAACTCGTTAAATTACTTACCAATGAGAATGAAAATGTCTTTATTGTTGGGGACGAGGACCAAAGTATCTATGCATTTAGAGGGGCTAATATTCGGAATATACAACGGTTTAAACAAGAGTTTAGCCACCCCCATATTGTTTTGCTAGAACAAAATTATCGTTCTACAAATACCATTTTGAATGCGGCGAACGCAATTATTAAAAATAACTCAACACGGATTCCTAAGAATCTCTTTTCAACGAAGGGAGATGGAGATAAGATTGTTCATTATAAAGGGCCTACAGGCCGTGATGAAGTTGAATATGTCGCAACTACCATTTTAAAACATATTAGACAAGGCTATGATTATAATGATTTTGCGGTGTTATACCGCGCTAATAGTACTTCTAGACAATTTGAAGAAGTCTTTATGCAAAAACAAATGCCCTATAGACTCTTTGGGAACACCAGTTTCTTTAAACGTAAAGAAATTAAAGATTTTACAGCCTATTTAAGATATATTATCAACCCTGATGATGCGTTCAGTTTTTTAAGAATCATTGCGACACCACGCCGTGGTATTGGGGCCAAAACAATCGAAAAAATTATGGATTATGCAGCTGAGAACACACTACCTTTAAGCGATGCTTTAGACCAAGCAGGTGAATTTTTATCTTCAAGACAAGCCGCTAATATAACTGCCTTTTCAAAGATCATTCACCACTTAAACGAACGACTAGAAAGTGAGCCTATTGATGACATCATTGATGCCATCTTAGAAGAAACCGGGTATCTTGAGATGTTAAAGAAGGACGACAAAGGTGATGTTCGCTATGAAAACATATTAGAGTTAAAGACCATTTTAAAAGAAACGAGTGAAACCTATCAGGAATTTGATAAAACAGAACAACTCTCTTTCGTTTTAGAAGACATTGCCTTAAAAAGTGAAGAAACGAAAGAAGATGTTGAAGATGGTGTCACCTTATGTACGTTACATGCCGCCAAGGGATTAGAGTTTCGTGTTGTCTTCATTGTGGCAGTTGAAACAGGCATGTTTCCGTTATATCAAAGTTTAGGTAACGCCAAAGATTTAGAAGAAGAACGTCGATTGATGTATGTTGGTGTCACAAGAGCCCAAGAGAACCTCTACTTAACGAATGCTAGTGTTAGACAAACATATGGACAAACAAATCAAAACATGGATAGTCCATTTCTAAAAGAAATTCCAGAGAAGTATTTAGATTATGAAGGATATGTCCGCAAACATCATCAATTTAATCAGACAAAAAGTAAAACACATAACGCCAAAAACCAATTTATAAAACAACGTAAAGAAACACTCGATACCTATAGTGAAAACACTCTAAATAAAGGGGATAAGGTTACCCATAAGACGTTTGGAGATGGTGTTGTTGTAAGTGTTGCTGGTAAACAATGTGTCATTGCGTTTAGTCATGGCGTAGGGATTAAAAAACTCTTAAAGGATCATCCTGCAATCAAGAAAAAATAG
- a CDS encoding MGMT family protein, whose protein sequence is MQAFTEDVIHIIQMIPKGYVMTYGQIAALAGQPRSARQVSRILHGMSEKYHLPWHRVINSQGKISLSGEMGNRQKNLLLQEGIVFNKQRISLKKYQYKLS, encoded by the coding sequence ATGCAAGCATTTACCGAGGATGTTATACACATTATCCAAATGATTCCAAAAGGATACGTGATGACTTATGGCCAAATTGCTGCTCTAGCAGGACAACCCCGTTCTGCAAGACAAGTTAGTCGAATTTTACATGGTATGAGTGAAAAATACCACCTTCCATGGCACCGTGTTATTAATAGCCAAGGTAAAATATCATTATCAGGTGAGATGGGTAATCGTCAAAAAAATCTATTATTACAAGAAGGCATTGTATTTAATAAGCAGCGTATTTCGCTTAAAAAATATCAGTATAAGTTATCCTAA
- a CDS encoding glutamine--tRNA ligase/YqeY domain fusion protein, whose amino-acid sequence MEMNNFVNTIIEEDIKQGKHDKAITRFPPEPNGFLHLGHARAIITNYFMAKNHGGYFNLRFDDTNPTKEDISFVNAIKEDIKWLGCDWENELYASDYFDEMYNRAMLLIERKKAYVDDLNSEEIREYRGDLKNPGRNSPYRNRSVDENKTLFINMKNGEYPDGSKVLRAKIDMASPNMNMRDPIIYRIQRATHHRTGDKWCIYPMYDFAHPIEDAIEGITHSLCSLEFEDHRPLYDWVVEHCEMENVPRQIEFGKLYIRNAVTGKRYIKQLVDNNAVMGWDDPRLITLSGLRRKGIPPKAIQEFIKALGLPKSQGETDIEMLEQFVRETFRFDALRTNAITEPLLLEIDNYPEDKVEYLEVTNNRDNPELGSRMIPFSKYVYIEREDFLEEKPNKKWRRLSLGLEVRLMHAYFVKANKVVRDDDGNIIKVHCTYDVNTKSGSGFKERKPNGNIHFVDASHNKPAEFRLFDDLVTDFDNEEIPFYEKINPQSLVVKKGYVEENMAPDIGESFQFTRNGYYTVDPDSTDDVLVFNRTVSLRSSYKVKK is encoded by the coding sequence ATGGAAATGAACAACTTTGTAAACACCATAATTGAAGAAGATATTAAACAAGGAAAACATGACAAAGCCATTACTCGCTTTCCGCCTGAACCAAATGGATTTCTCCATTTAGGACATGCACGAGCAATTATTACCAATTATTTTATGGCTAAAAATCATGGTGGATATTTTAATCTACGGTTTGATGATACCAACCCAACAAAAGAAGATATTTCGTTTGTTAACGCGATTAAAGAGGATATCAAATGGTTGGGATGCGACTGGGAAAATGAACTTTATGCCAGTGATTATTTCGATGAAATGTATAACCGTGCGATGTTATTGATTGAACGAAAAAAAGCATATGTAGATGATTTAAATAGTGAAGAAATCCGTGAATATCGCGGAGACTTAAAGAATCCGGGAAGAAATAGCCCATACCGTAACCGTTCAGTTGACGAAAACAAAACATTATTCATAAACATGAAAAATGGTGAATATCCAGATGGTTCTAAAGTCTTACGAGCCAAAATAGATATGGCAAGTCCAAATATGAATATGAGAGATCCTATCATTTACAGGATTCAACGTGCAACCCATCATCGTACGGGGGATAAATGGTGTATTTATCCTATGTATGACTTTGCTCATCCAATTGAAGATGCAATAGAAGGAATTACACATAGTCTATGTAGCTTAGAGTTTGAAGATCACCGCCCATTATATGATTGGGTTGTTGAACATTGTGAAATGGAAAATGTTCCTCGGCAAATTGAATTTGGTAAGTTATATATTCGTAATGCGGTAACGGGAAAACGCTACATTAAGCAGTTAGTTGATAATAATGCTGTTATGGGTTGGGATGATCCTAGATTAATTACATTAAGCGGATTACGCCGAAAAGGCATTCCTCCAAAAGCGATTCAAGAGTTTATTAAAGCACTTGGGTTACCAAAAAGCCAAGGTGAAACAGATATTGAAATGTTAGAACAATTTGTTCGTGAAACATTCCGCTTTGATGCATTACGAACAAATGCTATTACAGAACCACTATTATTAGAAATTGATAATTATCCGGAAGATAAAGTTGAGTATTTAGAGGTCACGAATAATCGTGATAATCCAGAATTAGGATCACGCATGATTCCCTTCAGCAAATATGTCTATATTGAACGAGAAGATTTCTTAGAAGAGAAACCGAATAAGAAATGGCGTCGTTTATCATTAGGATTAGAAGTTCGGTTAATGCATGCCTACTTCGTCAAAGCCAACAAAGTAGTTCGTGATGATGACGGTAATATCATTAAAGTTCACTGTACCTATGATGTGAATACAAAAAGCGGATCAGGTTTTAAAGAACGGAAGCCAAATGGCAATATTCACTTCGTAGACGCATCGCATAATAAACCTGCTGAGTTCCGTTTATTTGACGACTTAGTAACCGACTTTGATAACGAAGAGATACCGTTTTATGAGAAAATAAACCCACAATCTCTGGTTGTTAAAAAGGGGTATGTTGAAGAAAATATGGCACCTGATATTGGTGAATCATTCCAGTTCACACGTAATGGCTACTATACCGTAGACCCAGATAGTACAGATGATGTATTAGTCTTTAATAGAACGGTCTCATTACGTTCATCATATAAAGTAAAAAAATAA